In Clostridium thermosuccinogenes, the genomic stretch TTGATGCGTCCCTCCTTTTTCCTCAGCCTATATATTATCTCATCTGTCACATCATACCTACCCTACTTCATCCTCAACTTTTTCCCAAAAAAATACCCTTGATATGTTTCCTCATGCACATATCAAGGGTTAAAGTCGAGTATGCATATTTGCATTATTTTAAACCCAGCATTATAAATTTACTTTGATTTTACAATCAATGTTCTGAGTGTATAGTTTCAATAATACTATCGCAGCGAAGCCGTGATATTGAATACCGCATTATGATCCAAGTTATGGCAATCACACCGAGCGTACACTGAAGTATTGGCATCCAGGGTATCGCATAATCCAATTTTACCGGTGAGGTAAAAGCTCGATATAATAAGTACGACCCGAGGACACCAAGGGGCACTCCAAAAACAAGGGATTTAACCGAACATAGCAAGCTTTCAAGGTTCAGCATGCGTCTAAGCCCTGCCGGTGTGATGCCGACACTGCGCAAAACGGCAAATTCACGCCCACGGGAACGAACGTTGGTGGATATGGTGCTGATTACATTAGTCATCCCAATCAGCGTCAGCATCGTGATGAACCCGTATATAAATACCATAATCAAGCGGCTTATATCGCGGACCTCAAAAGGGATTTCCTCCATATTTTTTACTTCAATATATTCCGAACTTCCCTCAAATGTAATGGAATCATGCAATATTTCCTCAGCATATTTTGCGAAACCCTTCGGATTCTTTGCTTCTATAAACCATATGTAACGGGTGGCATTAAGCTGCGGAACAATAACCGTCACATTGCCCACATAAGTTGCCGCCACCTCATTCGGCACATCACGGATATCAAGCATACCACCCAAGGACAACTCAACTTTGGAATTATCTTTTGGGTTTGTTAAATTCAAAGTCTGAGGGGTAAATGCAAAGGGTTCAAATATTGATTTTCCGGCACCGTCACCGCCGGGTATTCGTGCATAATTTACAAGTATGTTAGAGCCAAGGGGAACCCCCGCTTTTTTACACAGCTTTGCATAATTCTCTTGGTCCGTGATGAATAAGGTAACGGGTACTGAATATCCGTCCCCGGCAGGGACATATCCATTAGAGTTGAAAATTTCAAGCATCTTGGATGTCAGTATTTCTTTCGGTATAACTGTTTTGTACGAGTTATAATCACCTTCCAGCACATCATCTCCAACGCCAAATACGCTGGTGTTGGGATACTCGCGGAATTTCACAGTTATTTGGTCTGCAATAGCGCTGTTTAACGTAGCATACTCATGCTCTTTACTTTCATTGCTTCCGTTATCAGGCTTTGCTTCTTCCGGGGGTAAAAATGTGCATACTACATTTGCGTTTTCTACACCCGGGTAATACAATCGCGTGATTTCTTTATATTGCCCGCTGAAATAACCGGCGGCGATAAACAGCACTATGCTTGCGGTGAGGGACACAACAGTTGCGCGGAAATTTCTCCGGCTTCTTTTCAGTGACTTATAAGCAAGGGTACCTTCAAAACCGAACAGCTTTCCGATGAGAAGCCCTCCCCGGACATTCCTTGCTTTGATTTCAACCTCACCTCTTCCCC encodes the following:
- a CDS encoding ABC transporter permease, producing MKLAAGLAYSQLKTNRSRTLFTLAGIMLSTAMITAVSGFVASADVMFKGLLGENRYYNSMYNEMLLGLGAVFGSIITAASVIVVSNSFRISAGERIRQFGILKSVGATKRQIAQIIMYEGILLAAVAIPIGIVLGLIVNFAGIQIMDNLLAAANRRNSFQINFDFIVAWQAIVISIMLSFGTVWMSAWIPASKAAKMASIDAIRGRGEVEIKARNVRGGLLIGKLFGFEGTLAYKSLKRSRRNFRATVVSLTASIVLFIAAGYFSGQYKEITRLYYPGVENANVVCTFLPPEEAKPDNGSNESKEHEYATLNSAIADQITVKFREYPNTSVFGVGDDVLEGDYNSYKTVIPKEILTSKMLEIFNSNGYVPAGDGYSVPVTLFITDQENYAKLCKKAGVPLGSNILVNYARIPGGDGAGKSIFEPFAFTPQTLNLTNPKDNSKVELSLGGMLDIRDVPNEVAATYVGNVTVIVPQLNATRYIWFIEAKNPKGFAKYAEEILHDSITFEGSSEYIEVKNMEEIPFEVRDISRLIMVFIYGFITMLTLIGMTNVISTISTNVRSRGREFAVLRSVGITPAGLRRMLNLESLLCSVKSLVFGVPLGVLGSYLLYRAFTSPVKLDYAIPWMPILQCTLGVIAITWIIMRYSISRLRCDSIIETIHSEH